The genome window ATTTTTTCAAGGTCTGCACTTTCAATTTTCCCGCTTTCATAAAGTTTCAATCGTAAAAAAACAACTTCGGTTCCCAGAATTTTTCCCTCTTTGGAAGACTCTTCTTCCCGCAAGCGAATACGATCTTCCTCACTTAAACCTTCAATCTTCGCACGATGACCCGTTGTCATCACGACAGAGAAAACCTTGTTTTTTTTGCTTAAGAGCGAGGTGATCCCTCCGGCGCAGATAGAAGTATCATCTGGATGGGGAGAAAACACGAGAATGGTTTTTTCTGTGGGCAAATCGTCTGGATAATAAACCTTTATGTCACTCATGGATTTCGAACACCTCCGGATTGATTTTTAAATTGGCCAAAGCCGCTTGATCCACAATTACAGTCAAATGATCATGTTCCTTCAAAAAAGAAGCGGGATGATCGGGGTTTGCTTCTTCTTGAAGAAAGTTTTTCAAACTTTCTGTTTTATTTTGTCCCGTCACCAACAAAAGAAGATTTCGGGCCTCCAAAATATTGGCAATTCCCATTGTAAATGCGTGTGTCGGGAGAGGTCCTCCTTCCAAATCTTTTTTGTTGTGATGCAAGGTCTCCTCCGTCAGAGCCACAATCCGGCAACGACTTTCCCTCAAAGAACCCGGTTCATTAAAACCGATATGCCCGTTGATTCCGAGCCCCAAAATTTGACAATCGATCCCACCAATATTTTTGATTTCCTTTTCATAGGAGGTGCAGGCCACCAAAGGATCAGGAGTATCCCCCTGCCACAAAGAAACCTGAAAATCTTTAAGCCCCCAAGGGACAACAACATTTTCCCGAATGTAAAACGCAAAGCTTCGTGGATCTTTTTGGGCAAGCCCTGCATATTCATCGAGATGAAAAAAATGCATCTGGCTCAGGTCAAGGCGTTCCTCAACCCTTTTTTGGGTAAAAAATTGATAGGCTCTTTTGGGGGTAGAGCCGGTAGCGAGACTCAGACAAAATTTTGGCTTCCTTTGAATCTGTTTTGTTAGAAAAGAAGCGGCTGTCTTGGCAAGAGCCTCGGCATCTTTAACGATAAAAAATTGTTTCATTACTTTTGTAAAATTTGACCAAGCTCTCTTAAACCAAAATCGTCGCCAGATGCCAAGCGTTTTTGATAAATTTTTTCCAAACTTTCTCTTTCCTCAGCGGATAATGCGGCAACCTCTTCATCAAATGTTCGAAGATATTTGGAATTAAAACGATGAAGACCTTTCAAACTGACAAACGATTTGAGATCCCAATCGGTCATTTGACGATTGAATATTTCGTTCATCACATGATCTGCAATTGCATCCTGTTGTTCCGGATGTTGTCTGAAGGCGGCCAGCGATTCATGTAAATCCCAAGCCCAATGTTTTTTATCAGCGCGTGGATTGTAAAACACGGTCACACCGGCATCGATTGTCATTCCCGTGGCAAAACCACCCCATTGCGCCAGAGAAGTATCTCCACCCAAACCCGCTTTGATAGGATTTCCGATATACGACCACGTTGTCATTTTCCAAAAACGGTTTTGTCCCCATTGAGCGGGAGTCATTCCAAGCAAGGGTGCACTTAAAAATTGCCACGGAACAACCACACCCCATGTCTGACCCAAAGAAACGAGTCTTCCTCCTGTTTCAAATTGAGGTCGCATCATGTCGTTCCCGTTAAAACCGGTCAAGATCGTAAGTCGATCCGCCATTGCAGGATTAAGTCCGGAACCAGCTAAAGGCCCAACTGGATAATCGATGGTTGGGCGAATAATTCTTTTTAGAGGTCTTGGAACCAAATAGCGATACGCAACGGCCAAAGCGTCAAAAGCGGGGGCCAACAGTGGTTTCGTTTTTGTGCCGGTATTAGTGTTTGCGGTCAAACCTTTTTGAACCGCCTTTTCCATTCTGAAATCAATGTCCCAATAGGCTTTTCCATAAAGCATCATGGACTGAATATTATTTCCAATTTCGGCAACGTAGCGAAAACGAAGAGCCTGATTGTAATTAAAATCAGAAAAATCTGATGCCTTTGCACCGGCCATAAGCCGAAAGAGCTGATAGGAAGCCATACTTAATGGAGCCGCGGTGTCGAGACCAAAAACATTGCTTCCAAAAAGTTTCGAGTAAACCCCATTGCCGGCATAAAGAGCGGTGGCAAATCCTAAAGGAGTATCAATCGACATATCCGTAAGATCCAATTTCCCATTTTTGTTATGAGTTAGATCATAGACAACCGGCACTGCCGCGGCGGCTCGAATAGGAACATGACCTTTTTTGACATACCATTCTTTGAAAGGGGTCCAGGCTTTTCCCAGAATTTCAACACCCTTTCTCAAGAGAGGTCTGCTTGCCAAGGTGCTGGATGCACGACTGGCAAAGAAAGCGCTTGCCCTGCTGGCAAAAACGCGGACCACCGCCCCCATTCCCATAAAAATTGCCCCGAACAACAAAGAGGAACCCGCTGTAATCGCCGTTTCACCGGCAAGACCTAATTCATTGGGATCGTTTGGATCTGTTCCCGCCAGAAAGCGTCTTAAGGGGACTGCTAATGCGGCGCCAATAGTACCACCAACAACAGCGCCAACAGGTCCTCCAAAAACAAAACCGACCACAGCACCAACCACCCCCGCGACATCAACAATCCATCTATATTCCGGTTTCTTTTCCACCGGATTTTGTATTTTAGCGGAAGACACAAAAACATCCCGAGGAGGAAGAGGAGCAGAGTTGTCTGCTAAAAGTTCAATTTCTCTTGGACCATCAATAAGAAATGGAGGTAGAGGAGGAAGAATGGAGGGGGGGACCAAGTTGATAACAGGCATCATAAATATCTCTTAGAAAGTCCCCCAGGACCGGTCCTGACTATCTCAGAGAGGAGGCCTTTGCAAGAAAAATTGTCATTTAAAATCTTGCCTATTCCCTCATCAAATGCTAGACGAGCTCATCCCAAAAATGGAAGGAAATCTTTAATTCATGAGAACACTGAACTTCCTCGACTACTCCATTATTGTTGCTTATGTTTTGATTTGTTTTGTCACCGGTTTTTATTTCACCCGAAAAGCATCCCGCTCCACGGAAGATTATTTTGTAGGCGGGCGCTCAATGCCATGGTGGCTTTTGGGAACCTCGATGGCCGCCACCAATTTTTCGGCAGATACTCCTCTTGCGGTCACCAAGTACATCTTTCAGGAAGGTATTGCCGGTTGCTGGTTTTTCTGGGCCGGTGCCATTCAGGTTATGCTTGCCACTTTTCTTTTTTCACAACTTTGGCGCAAAAGCGAAGTCATTACTGATGTTGAAATTGTGGAAAAACGTTACGGTGGGAAACCCGCCTCTTTCTTGCGTGGCTTCAAAGGTTTTTATTTTGGAGTCCTTTTCAACTGTGTCGTCATGGGCTGGGTTTACAAAGGTCTGATTAAAATCATGACCGGCGTAACCACTATGGACACCACCCAAGTTCTTATTATTTTTACCTCCATTGTTGTTATCTATACTTTTGCCTCGGGTTTTTATGGCGTCATTTGGACCGATTTTATCCAATATTTTATTGCGGTTGGCGGAACAACCGCACTCGGATTTTATGCTGTCAAGGAAGCCGGTGGTATTTCTACAATGCTGAGCAAACTGGACACAATGTATGGCGCCAGCAGTGGCATCACCCAGTTCTATCCTACTTGGCCGCAGGCAAGTCAGTGGATGCCTATTTCTGTTTTTTTGACCTACATTTGCGTTCAATGGTGGGCCCACAAATTTGCTGATGGAGGTGGAAAACATATTCAACGCATGTCCTCTGCCAAAAATGCAAGACATGCCGTGTTGGGAACATTCTTTTTCGCTTTCATGAATTTTGTGATTCAAGTCTGGCCCTGGATTCTCACCGCTCTGGCGGCCCTCGTTATTTTTGGTCGCAACATGGTGGATCCTGAAATGGCCTATCCAATGATGATGGCCAAAGTGTTGCCTCATGGCGTACTGGGAGTTGTCGTTGTTGCCGCCATCGCCGCTTTCATGTCAACGGTTGCCACCCACGTCAATCTCGGCAGTTCTTATATGATTAATGATCTTTATCGGCGCTTTTTGGTGAAAAAAGCATCGGATAAACATTATGTCATGGCTTCCCGTATTGCCACAGTTGTGACTTTGGGCCTTTCCATTCTCGTTGCAATGAATATTCAGTCGATTGGAAATACATGGAAACTGCTGGTGGAATTTACCAGCGGCGCGGGGCTTACTTGGATTTTGAGATGGTTCTGGTGGCGAGTCAACGCATGGACCGAATTCACGGCCATGGTAGTTTCGGGCATTGTCACAGTAACTATTGAATTAGTTAATCCCGGAATGCTTTATTCCTATAAAATGTGGATCATTATTAGTATCTCAACCATTTCATGGTTGATTGTCACCTTCCTCACCAAACCGGTAGATGAAAAAGTTCTGAAGGAATTTGTAGCCAAGGTGGGACCTGCAAGATTTGGATGGAGTCATATCTATGCAAAATATCATTTTGTACCCTCCTTTAAATTGAGAAGTGCGTTGTTGAGCTGGGTCATAGGTCTTGTCTTTTTGTTCACTCTGAATTTTGGCATCGGGGATGTCCTTCTGAAAAATAAAGTGGAAGGTGGAATAGAACTCGTTATCGCCCTTGTCTCCTTCTTTATTTTGATTGCACGCATCGCAAAACAGACATCCGAAAAGAAACCGAAAGAAGTATTCGTGCAAGACGCCGACCCCTCCCCCGAGGCTGTTTGATATGCAGCAGATAGAGAAGCCATGGGGTCACGAGGAAATCTGGGCACAGACTTCAAACTACATCGGCAAAATTCTGGTGATTAACAAAGGGCATCAGCTCTCCTATCAATATCATCAAAAAAAAGAGGAAACGATTTTGGTTTTGGAAGGTCTTTTGGAAGTGGAGTTTGAAAAATCCGGAAAACGGGAGAAAAAAATTCTAAAACCCGGAGACACCTTTCACAACCCACCCCTGCAGAAGCACCGATTCACCGCTCTGGAAAACTGCCGCCTAGTAGAAGTTTCAACCCTCCATCTCGATGATGTCATTCGTCTCGAAGACGACTACGGGCGTAGCTGACAAAAGAAAGCTATAAAATCCCCTCTTCCCTTTGCCGACGAATGAAATCGCCCAGAAGTGGTACTGCGAAAGAATAACGTCCGTGACGATTTTTATAAACAAGTCCGTTGTCGGTCAATTTGGACAACATTTGATTGACATGGCTCGGACTGAAGGGTTTGCCGAGAGCCCCTTTTGATTTTTCCACAATATCCTGCAGGGAGAATTCTTCATTACAGTTTGGAAGTTCTGAAACAATGGACAACAGCTCCCGTTGCCGGTCTGTCACACGATTCCAGCGGCCTGCAAAAAAATCGGTGTCCAGCTTGCGAACCATCTCGGAAACCGTCACACCAGGATGCACTTCTCCGCTGGCCTTTTGTTGAAGATAAGAATCAAACATTTCACGGCATAAAAACTGGATAAAATAGGGATATCCCCCCGAATATTTTATGATTTCCCTGACGGCGGCTTTACTGAAACGGACCGGTGAATTCTGTTGTTCTATGGGTTTGAGAATGGCGTCACCACTTTCGTTTTCATTTAAACGCCCGAGTGTCATGACATGAAACATGCGTTCTGAAAAAGTCCTAGCGTCAATCAATTTTGGAAACAAGGTCGGAAGACCCGTCAAAACAAGAAAAAAAGGCATCCCTTTTTTTTGAATCGACTGAAAAACATCCAGCAATAGGGAAAGAGGATATTGATGATCAGATGCCTGGTCACCCAAATTTTGAGCCTCATCATAAGCCAGAACAATTCCGTGGCACTGGGATTCCTGCAGACAGGACCAAACAAGATTCAACACCGACTTCAATTTGTCAGAAGTCAAACCGGGTGTTTGATCATAAACACGCCTGAGAATGGAAAAATCAAGATGAATGGATTGTTTAACCGATGCGGAGAGAAAACCGATTTGACGTTTTTCTTTCTCCCCAACAACAACGCCCGCGACCAGCGGGGCCAAATCGGCCAAAATTCTAATGGCAATATTTTCTTCGCTGACACTCGATGATTCCGACAAATCTGTTCCGGCCCAAAGCCATTGTTTTTGAATGGCAAATTGTTTGAATGTTTCCAACAAGACGGTTTTGCCCACTCCGCGCAACCCGGTTAATATCAAATTGGAGAGAATTGGACTCTGATCAAGCATCCGTGAGAATTCGATTTTTTCCTTTTCCCGACCGGCCAAATAAGGTGGAGGATGCCCGGCACCAGGACGAAAAGGATTCAAAAGAGTAAAATTCATATCCATAAAGCAATATTTATAAATTTATTAAGTGATATAAATTTATATGTCAAAAATGTCAATTAGGCAATATTGAGAATCTGCATCATATTGGTTGCGCCGCGCAATAATTGGGAACCTGAAACCACGACGACTTTGTCCCCTTTCGACAAAATCTTTTCGCGAAGCACCGCTTTTTCTCCAAGCACAATCATTTCATCGGTTGAGACACCCATAGGAGCGAAAACCGGATAAACTCCCCAGTAGAGCGCCATCTGGCGGCAAACCGTTTCACTGGGGGCAATGCCAAGAATCGGTTTTTTAGGTTTCAATTTCGAAATCATTCGAACCGTACCCCCCGTCATAGAAAAAACCAAAATTGCTTTGGCTTCCACTTCATCAGAAGCTTGGCACGCCGCGTGTACCACCGCGTGCGCGAAAGAACTGCGATGATGCGCGTGCTCTGCATCTTCTTCATCGTGTTCATAATGGCTTCGCTCCGCTTCCCGGACAATACGCGCCATCACGGCAACTGCTTCAATCGGATATTTTCCTTTTGCTGTTTCTCCCGACAACATCACGCAATCGGTCCCATCAAAAATAGCATTGGCGACATCAGAAGTTTCCGCTCTTGTTGGCACCGGATCATCAATCATCGACTCAAGCATTTGCGTTGCCGTAATCACGATAGTCCCTGTTTCATTGGCTTTGCGGATGATGCGCTTTTGCAATACAGGCACCTTTTCAAAAGAAAGTTCCACGCCGAGATCTCCTCTGGCCACCATCACCCCTTCGGCCTCTTGAAGAATTTCATCAAGATGATCCAGCGCCTCTGCTCTTTCAATTTTCGCAATGACGGGAACATAAAATTTATTTTGTTTCAAAATTTGTTTGAGTTGCAAAACATCTTTGGCCTGCCGCACAAAAGAGAGGGCAATGGCATCCACACCCAACTCCATTCCAAATTTTAAGTCGTCCAAGTCTTTCTTTGTCAAGGCAGGCGCACTGATACGGGTCCCCGGCAGATTTATTCCGGCATGCTCTTTAAGCCATCCTCCATACACCACACGACAGGCAACGGTATCATCTGTTTTGGAAAGCACTTCCAGACGCATTCTCCCGTCATCCAACAAAATGGGATCTCCTTTTTTGACGTCATGAGGGAGGTGTCCATAAGTGGTGGAAACAATATTTGCATCTCCCAATTTGTTCTTTGTGGTGATGTGAAATTCATTGTTTTTGATCAGGTGAACCAATTTATGATTTTGTAAAAGACCAGTTCGAATTTTTGGGCCCTGCAAATCCAACAAAACGGCGACTGGTTTTTTTAATTTTTTGGAAAGCCGGCGAACCATCTGAAACCTGCGTTTGTGGTCGGCATGTGTTCCGTGGGAAAAATTAAAACGCGCGACATTCATTCCGGCAGAGATCATTTTTTCCAAAACGGTGGGGATATCGGTGGCGGGGCCCAAAGTAGCTACGATTTTTGCGCGGCGTTCAAGAATGGACATATCGCTAAACTTTTCGCTCCTTGAGTAATCGCAATTCTTTGTGGATCGGCCAATCGCTGAAAGCCAACACCAACATCATAATAAAATTAACCAACGGAATGAACATCAACAACCCAAAGAAACCGCTATTGCCGGTTTTGGACCAAATACGGCACCAGACAACGATGAGAAAAATCAGAAAAGCAAGACCGATCATCGCAAACATCAATCCGAAAGCAGACGCGGCGAAAGTGCCCAACCACGAACCCACATGCTCCATCTGACGTTCTAATTGTTCTTCCATAGTAAATCTCCTTTCCGGCCTTAAGAGGCGCGTTGGAAAGATTATTAAATGAAATCGTGAAGGATTGCAAAGAAGGATTGTGGTGTTTGTTTGAAAAAGTCAGAACCCATTTTGCGGAGAACCCCCACGAATGAGGACGCCCCGCCACCGCCTCGCGGACTCGGCGGACACCAAAGAAAAATGTTCCTTGCTTTTCGGATTTGCGCGCGACCGATTTCTTCTAAAAAGGAAAGGACATTTTTCTTTGGTGTTCTGCCCTCCAAGTATTCGGGCAGGTGGCGGGGCGACAATTCTATCCGCTCGGGCATGGCGGAATTCCCCCCACACCCCCCTTCCGCCATGCCCTCGCTCGGACGGACGGATTTTTCGGCGGCGGCATTACCAAACAATATTCTCCCAATATTGTTGACTTGCTGCAACTTTTGCTTTTGCCACAATTTTATTCTTTTCTGTGGCAGTCAAAAGGTCAGAGAGAATATTGTTTGAATTTGCTGGATCTACTACCCGAGCGAAAAGAGGATTTCCGGTATCTTTGGCGAGCTCCTGAAAAATATAAAAAGCGTTTGAGGCAAAATCAGTTCCTTTGTATTGTAGAATATTTTTTACAATCAAATATTCTAAATAAATTGAGGGAAAATCTAGCTGATTTAGCTCGCGCCAAATCTTTATGATCTTAATTTCATTTGTGCGACCAGATTGAGAAATATCAGTTATGTGTTTTTGAATATTTGTTTGCTGGCGCGAGCCTGATTTTGAGAGATAAACCCAATGGTCATTAGTAAGTCCATTCTGTTTTCTCGCCGGAGTAACATCAACTTGAAGTCCGCCTAGATTTATTCGGACAGATACGTTTTGTTTGCGAACATTCTGATAGGAATTATTTAGTTTCGTATAAAGTCCGTCATAAATACTTTTAAGCCCGCCACTATTTTCATTACACCCACTCGTTAGAGAAACAAGGTAATCTACATCAGAAGCAAGAGATATAGCAGTTCCTTTTGCCCGCGAACCAGAATCCAAAATATTTACATAACAACTGCTCGCCTAAGATTGTAGGGTGCTTTTTAGCTGTGAAATTTGTTGCGAGTAGTTGATTAAACTTTTCGCTGTATATTTCTGTAATATTTGAGCTAAGTACATTTCAGCGGTCATAACTAGTCGTAATCATTGAGGTTACAATGTCATTTAGTAATCTGCCGCGAAAGTTTGTTACCGCCGAATGTCTTTTCCCGTCTAACTTTTTCATTTGTTCGTCAGGTATCTTGCCCTTGTCGTATGGAGCATAGATAACTAACGCACATTCATCGGGTTTTTTAGTAAGAATTTCATCAATGTTCTCCGCCCAATCATGCCAATAAACTAGATACACTGAAGCTTTTTCTGCTTTCCCCAAATCGCCATTTTGCGTAATTACGAGAATGTTTTTCTCCCGAAATAATCTCGAATCGCAGAGTAAATCCGTTAAACTTTTAACATTATCACCCTTCGCAAAAATAGCGATTTTTCTTTTTGCTAGACCATTACCGAGACGCAGAATAGCTGGGAGTATGCCTCTAAACCAAAGATAGATTGCATATACTATTCCAGCGATAAGGACTACCGTTTCGATTGCTCCTACAGCTGCAAGCGTATTCCAAATTGTTTCTGCATACTGGTTCATAAATTATTTTTTGACGATAAAAATGGCATCAGAGACAGTGTTGTATTTTTTGCCGTCCATCCAATCAAATTCAATATCTAATTTTGATGTATCCTTTGCGTTAAATTTATCAAGATAAGAATTAACCTCGTCGCCTAATAACTCTATATTTCTTTTCATTTTCCAACTCTCCTCCATATTTTCCTTATCAATCAAAACCAAAAATAGACGGTTGGCGGCATCAAATCTTCGTTCGCCTTGCTCCTCGTAAAGCCACTTGATAAGAGATTTTTTGTCCTTGATAGTATCCTCAACAATTTTCCAGCGCGCTTCTTTGAATTCCGCAATGAATTTTTTAGATTCCGCGTCAGTTCTTTCGGAGATTCGTGTTAGCAATTCTGACATTAGGGATTTATCCTTCTGGGTTTTGTCATATTGAATACCCTTAGTTTTTGCAAATCGTTTTAGAAGCTGAATCTCTGTTGGCAAACCAAGCGTTTTGCGCTTAGCAAGCATATATCCTTCGGGGAAATATGTAACTTTTAGATCAAACGGAACATTGGAAATAAAGAAGTCCACTTTTTTAATCAAGCCAACAGTAGGAATGACTTTTTTGTTATCCTTGGAAATGTCTTCAATCAAAATTGAAGTCCAGTGATTAAACCACGAGGACTGCACATACCCACGCATACTTGCGTGAATTTCATTTTCAATTTTCTTATTCAAAAGATCAAAGTCTTTAATTTTTTTGATGTAGTTATCAACGATACTTTTCTCAAGATTATTTTGGTAGATTCCTCCCCAATCGAGGACTTTCATTTTATATAATTCCGAAACAAGTTTTGTTTCGTTTGCCTTTCGCTCTGCGCGTTCAACAGAGTATTTTTGCGCGATAAATCTATCAACGATTTTCTCATCCGGCTTGGACTCGTAGATGTGCTCAAAAAGCGCCGTGCCTCTAACGCCAGTAGAATCAATCCCATTTTCTGTACAAAAATTCACCATCAATTCTTTGCGAGAAATTGATCTCAATTTGAGCCAATAAACACTGTCAGGGTCTTTTAATAAGACATCAAATTTATTGTCCTGGTATAGCTGTTTGAATTGTTTGAATTTACTCATAGCAATAAAATAAATATTCTTTTGTTCCCTTTTTTGAACCTTTGCCGCCGTAATGGTTTTGGTATTCGTGTTCGAATACTTTAACTTTCTTGTGTCGGCTTATCAATTCAATCATTGTCTCCTTTTCAGGGTAGCTTTCACTATTGTAGGAAATGAGCCAATACGGAATATGAGCACTGGCGGCAAATAGCTTTT of Deltaproteobacteria bacterium contains these proteins:
- a CDS encoding glucosamine-6-phosphate deaminase, translating into MKQFFIVKDAEALAKTAASFLTKQIQRKPKFCLSLATGSTPKRAYQFFTQKRVEERLDLSQMHFFHLDEYAGLAQKDPRSFAFYIRENVVVPWGLKDFQVSLWQGDTPDPLVACTSYEKEIKNIGGIDCQILGLGINGHIGFNEPGSLRESRCRIVALTEETLHHNKKDLEGGPLPTHAFTMGIANILEARNLLLLVTGQNKTESLKNFLQEEANPDHPASFLKEHDHLTVIVDQAALANLKINPEVFEIHE
- a CDS encoding Na+:solute symporter gives rise to the protein MRTLNFLDYSIIVAYVLICFVTGFYFTRKASRSTEDYFVGGRSMPWWLLGTSMAATNFSADTPLAVTKYIFQEGIAGCWFFWAGAIQVMLATFLFSQLWRKSEVITDVEIVEKRYGGKPASFLRGFKGFYFGVLFNCVVMGWVYKGLIKIMTGVTTMDTTQVLIIFTSIVVIYTFASGFYGVIWTDFIQYFIAVGGTTALGFYAVKEAGGISTMLSKLDTMYGASSGITQFYPTWPQASQWMPISVFLTYICVQWWAHKFADGGGKHIQRMSSAKNARHAVLGTFFFAFMNFVIQVWPWILTALAALVIFGRNMVDPEMAYPMMMAKVLPHGVLGVVVVAAIAAFMSTVATHVNLGSSYMINDLYRRFLVKKASDKHYVMASRIATVVTLGLSILVAMNIQSIGNTWKLLVEFTSGAGLTWILRWFWWRVNAWTEFTAMVVSGIVTVTIELVNPGMLYSYKMWIIISISTISWLIVTFLTKPVDEKVLKEFVAKVGPARFGWSHIYAKYHFVPSFKLRSALLSWVIGLVFLFTLNFGIGDVLLKNKVEGGIELVIALVSFFILIARIAKQTSEKKPKEVFVQDADPSPEAV
- a CDS encoding cupin domain-containing protein, producing MFDMQQIEKPWGHEEIWAQTSNYIGKILVINKGHQLSYQYHQKKEETILVLEGLLEVEFEKSGKREKKILKPGDTFHNPPLQKHRFTALENCRLVEVSTLHLDDVIRLEDDYGRS
- a CDS encoding AAA family ATPase, whose product is MNFTLLNPFRPGAGHPPPYLAGREKEKIEFSRMLDQSPILSNLILTGLRGVGKTVLLETFKQFAIQKQWLWAGTDLSESSSVSEENIAIRILADLAPLVAGVVVGEKEKRQIGFLSASVKQSIHLDFSILRRVYDQTPGLTSDKLKSVLNLVWSCLQESQCHGIVLAYDEAQNLGDQASDHQYPLSLLLDVFQSIQKKGMPFFLVLTGLPTLFPKLIDARTFSERMFHVMTLGRLNENESGDAILKPIEQQNSPVRFSKAAVREIIKYSGGYPYFIQFLCREMFDSYLQQKASGEVHPGVTVSEMVRKLDTDFFAGRWNRVTDRQRELLSIVSELPNCNEEFSLQDIVEKSKGALGKPFSPSHVNQMLSKLTDNGLVYKNRHGRYSFAVPLLGDFIRRQREEGIL
- the pyk gene encoding pyruvate kinase, yielding MSILERRAKIVATLGPATDIPTVLEKMISAGMNVARFNFSHGTHADHKRRFQMVRRLSKKLKKPVAVLLDLQGPKIRTGLLQNHKLVHLIKNNEFHITTKNKLGDANIVSTTYGHLPHDVKKGDPILLDDGRMRLEVLSKTDDTVACRVVYGGWLKEHAGINLPGTRISAPALTKKDLDDLKFGMELGVDAIALSFVRQAKDVLQLKQILKQNKFYVPVIAKIERAEALDHLDEILQEAEGVMVARGDLGVELSFEKVPVLQKRIIRKANETGTIVITATQMLESMIDDPVPTRAETSDVANAIFDGTDCVMLSGETAKGKYPIEAVAVMARIVREAERSHYEHDEEDAEHAHHRSSFAHAVVHAACQASDEVEAKAILVFSMTGGTVRMISKLKPKKPILGIAPSETVCRQMALYWGVYPVFAPMGVSTDEMIVLGEKAVLREKILSKGDKVVVVSGSQLLRGATNMMQILNIA
- a CDS encoding nucleotidyltransferase is translated as MDSGSRAKGTAISLASDVDYLVSLTSGCNENSGGLKSIYDGLYTKLNNSYQNVRKQNVSVRINLGGLQVDVTPARKQNGLTNDHWVYLSKSGSRQQTNIQKHITDISQSGRTNEIKIIKIWRELNQLDFPSIYLEYLIVKNILQYKGTDFASNAFYIFQELAKDTGNPLFARVVDPANSNNILSDLLTATEKNKIVAKAKVAASQQYWENIVW